One genomic region from Oceaniferula flava encodes:
- the ruvB gene encoding Holliday junction branch migration DNA helicase RuvB, whose protein sequence is MSESLYQQANESPDKTFEQSLRPPGFEDFQGQEKVTDRLMLMVEAAQRRDDVLEHILLSGPPGLGKTTLANIIANATGTQLHTTSGPQIEKAGDLAGILTNIQKGDILFIDEIHRLHPAIEEYLYPAMEDYRLDIIIDSGPSARTIQLNLPKFTLVGATTRAGMLTSPLRSRFGLVNRLDYYTAKQLAGIILRSAGLLDVSIKPDGAEEIASRSRGTPRIANNLLRWVRDYAQVRADGTITGPIANDALAMIEIDNDGLDEMDKRILEAAIYKFNGGPVGLSTLAVAIGEDASTLEEVHEPFLIMQGFLKRTPRGRVALPAAYTKIGATPNPNQQELL, encoded by the coding sequence ATGTCCGAATCCCTCTACCAGCAAGCGAACGAGTCTCCGGACAAGACCTTTGAGCAATCGCTACGGCCCCCGGGCTTTGAGGATTTTCAAGGTCAGGAAAAAGTCACCGATCGCCTGATGCTGATGGTTGAGGCCGCGCAGCGTCGGGACGATGTGCTTGAGCATATCCTGCTCTCAGGCCCTCCGGGGCTAGGTAAAACCACCCTGGCGAACATCATTGCCAACGCCACCGGCACCCAACTACACACAACTTCCGGACCACAGATTGAAAAGGCAGGTGACCTCGCCGGCATCCTCACCAACATTCAGAAGGGCGACATTCTCTTCATCGATGAAATTCACCGCCTGCACCCCGCCATTGAGGAATACCTCTATCCCGCGATGGAGGATTATCGACTCGATATCATCATCGACTCCGGGCCATCTGCTCGCACCATTCAGCTGAACCTACCGAAATTCACCCTAGTCGGTGCCACCACCCGCGCCGGTATGTTGACCTCGCCTCTAAGATCTCGCTTTGGCCTGGTGAACCGGCTCGATTACTACACCGCCAAGCAACTGGCCGGTATCATCCTGCGCTCCGCTGGCCTACTCGACGTTTCCATCAAACCTGATGGAGCCGAGGAAATTGCCTCCCGCTCTCGCGGCACTCCAAGGATAGCCAATAACCTCCTACGCTGGGTGCGTGACTACGCACAAGTCCGTGCCGATGGCACCATCACCGGCCCAATTGCCAACGATGCCCTGGCCATGATCGAGATCGATAACGATGGTCTCGATGAAATGGACAAACGCATCCTCGAAGCCGCCATTTACAAGTTCAACGGCGGCCCGGTAGGACTTTCTACGCTTGCAGTTGCCATCGGCGAAGATGCCTCTACCTTGGAGGAAGTACACGAACCCTTCCTCATCATGCAGGGATTCCTCAAGCGCACCCCTCGCGGACGCGTCGCCCTGCCCGCCGCCTACACCAAAATCGGCGCCACACCAAACCCCAACCAGCAAGAACTCCTCTAA
- a CDS encoding sulfite exporter TauE/SafE family protein: MSILPQPQPKMWIWFLCLGGFYLVWAWLVFYQEQWSEVVSHWPMAAAMAVGSYAAGSTPMGGGSVGFPILVLLFGESAELGRDFSFAVQSIGMSSAAIFIFARRQALAGAMLKGALLGTTIGLPIGIFLVAPWVPGLHIKIIFAVVWGSFGILHLWRIQEIAGHEGMTDFDERWDQKAGFLVGLLAGAAVVSVSGVGVDMALYTVLVLLCRADLKIAIPTSVVIMAFASVLGILTKLAFTGVQPGVYGNWLAAAPVVALGAPLGVFVVDLIGRKPTLIVVAILCVGQLLWTLLQESDNLGALGMSISVLAVGACLLGFERLRIWGARLVGERSEHPQRDTNIAAVSQPEA, translated from the coding sequence ATGAGCATTCTCCCTCAGCCACAGCCGAAAATGTGGATCTGGTTCCTTTGCCTCGGCGGATTTTACCTCGTCTGGGCGTGGTTGGTTTTCTATCAAGAGCAATGGTCGGAGGTCGTCAGCCACTGGCCAATGGCCGCAGCGATGGCCGTGGGCAGCTACGCGGCAGGGTCCACTCCCATGGGCGGGGGCAGCGTCGGTTTCCCCATCCTCGTCCTACTCTTCGGTGAGTCCGCCGAGCTGGGGCGGGATTTCAGCTTTGCCGTGCAGTCGATTGGCATGAGCAGCGCGGCGATCTTCATCTTTGCCCGTCGCCAAGCCCTGGCGGGCGCCATGCTCAAGGGTGCTTTGTTAGGAACCACTATTGGGCTACCAATCGGGATCTTCCTGGTCGCTCCCTGGGTCCCGGGGTTGCATATTAAAATCATCTTCGCGGTGGTGTGGGGCAGCTTTGGCATCCTGCACCTCTGGCGGATTCAGGAAATTGCCGGCCATGAGGGCATGACCGATTTCGATGAACGCTGGGACCAGAAGGCCGGATTCTTGGTGGGACTGTTAGCCGGAGCGGCAGTGGTCTCCGTTTCCGGCGTCGGGGTAGACATGGCACTCTACACCGTGCTGGTTCTACTCTGCCGCGCCGACCTGAAGATCGCCATTCCCACCTCCGTGGTCATCATGGCTTTCGCCTCGGTGTTAGGCATTCTCACCAAACTCGCCTTCACCGGAGTTCAGCCGGGTGTCTATGGCAACTGGCTGGCCGCAGCGCCGGTGGTGGCACTCGGGGCGCCATTGGGAGTTTTTGTCGTGGATCTGATTGGTCGCAAACCCACCCTGATCGTGGTCGCCATTCTCTGCGTAGGGCAGCTGCTGTGGACCTTGCTGCAGGAGAGCGACAACCTGGGAGCACTGGGTATGAGCATCTCCGTGCTGGCCGTAGGTGCCTGTCTTCTAGGCTTTGAACGACTCCGCATCTGGGGTGCCCGCTTGGTGGGTGAACGCAGCGAACACCCGCAGCGAGACACCAACATCGCCGCTGTTAGTCAACCGGAAGCCTGA
- a CDS encoding Gfo/Idh/MocA family protein has translation MIKILCAGAGHMGRSHALAYHNIPEFDIVGICTRSAGSREKLNEELGGNYALFDDYYKALEETKPDAVSISTYPDTHAPYAIAALEAGCDVFIEKPLAETVEEAQSIVDAAKKSGRKLVIGYILRHHPSWQKFIEMSHDLGKPLVMRMNLNQQSFGDNWETHKNLMSSISPIVDCGVHYVDVMCQMTRSKPVRVAGLGARLSDELPEGKINYGHLQVTFEDGSVGWYEAGWGPMMSETAFFVKDVVGPKGCVTIEAKEAAGEGASADVDAHTKTNTLRRHFSELDADNQFVKQDTWTETGDEPDHDELCQREQEFFLNAIKNDSDLTDHMDDAINSMKIVAAADESFRTGEIVQL, from the coding sequence ATGATCAAAATACTCTGCGCCGGAGCAGGCCACATGGGCCGCTCACACGCCCTCGCTTACCACAACATCCCTGAATTCGATATCGTCGGCATCTGCACCCGCTCCGCCGGCTCACGTGAGAAGCTCAACGAGGAACTCGGCGGCAATTACGCGCTTTTTGACGATTACTACAAAGCGCTCGAAGAAACCAAACCGGATGCGGTTTCCATCTCCACCTACCCGGACACCCACGCCCCCTACGCCATCGCCGCGCTCGAAGCCGGCTGCGATGTGTTTATCGAAAAACCACTCGCCGAAACCGTTGAGGAGGCTCAATCGATCGTCGATGCCGCCAAAAAATCCGGTCGCAAACTGGTGATCGGCTACATTCTCCGCCACCACCCGAGCTGGCAGAAGTTCATCGAGATGTCCCACGACCTCGGCAAGCCACTGGTGATGCGCATGAACCTGAACCAGCAATCGTTCGGCGATAACTGGGAGACCCATAAAAACTTGATGTCCTCGATCTCGCCGATCGTCGACTGCGGCGTCCACTACGTCGATGTGATGTGTCAGATGACCCGCTCCAAGCCAGTCCGCGTCGCCGGCCTGGGTGCCCGTTTGTCCGATGAACTTCCGGAAGGCAAAATCAACTACGGCCACCTGCAAGTGACCTTCGAAGATGGCTCCGTGGGCTGGTATGAAGCCGGCTGGGGCCCGATGATGAGCGAGACCGCTTTCTTCGTGAAGGATGTTGTCGGCCCGAAAGGCTGCGTCACCATCGAGGCCAAGGAAGCCGCTGGCGAAGGCGCCTCCGCGGACGTCGATGCCCACACCAAAACCAACACCCTGCGTCGTCACTTCTCCGAGCTCGATGCGGATAACCAATTTGTCAAACAGGACACCTGGACCGAAACCGGCGACGAGCCAGACCACGATGAACTCTGTCAGCGCGAGCAGGAGTTCTTCCTCAATGCCATCAAAAATGATAGTGACCTCACTGATCATATGGACGATGCCATCAACTCGATGAAAATCGTCGCCGCTGCTGATGAATCATTCCGCACCGGCGAGATCGTCCAGCTCTAA
- a CDS encoding alkaline phosphatase D family protein: protein MKRRHFLTLLTAVLGQPYLRAAESLTTLTRIDRWNLSHDRIFLGGEFWANPMEDWRVEKGWASCLTGAANRSIHSLVYDLTQPNQPFTLSTELMRPATLKKDHGAGFRIGITADIADHRARCFANNGYRAGIQGNQLILGKKMVPLAEKAPAHTELTLVGKPSGTQVELTLTATDPASGKSLGSATTSVPAIELTGNIALASQYPAPGDRSANRPGKHDGSGYKFRNWQISGDAFSHHQDRQFGPILWAMYSLSDNRNDDRFVMKLTALVPPLGEKDNHTLSLEVKRDGVWKKLGEAKAETDSWTATFRVPQWNESEACPYRISYLEKHSNGSETSHSFTGTIRANPSGRPLRIGALTCQNDIGFPYQPVADNLVKLDTDLLYFSGDQLYEQHGGFGILRKPAVPAIHNYLRKFYQFGWAFREAMRHAPTICLPDDHDVFHGNLWGGGGVPWNQDAKGPSRVGYHQPARMINAVHRTNCSHHPDFASPKPCKQDISVYYGDMLYGGVNFAIIADRQWKSGPETVNTSGARYDHVTDPDFDTSTLDQPGLSMLGERQEKFLEKWSKDWRGHSMKVLLSQTVFAAVATYHGARNGYLKGDLDSGGWPQTPRNRAIDLIRESMALHINGDQHLTTLVQYGVEQQRDSNWSFCTPAISVGYPRWWKPDELKTPHTNRPKHGLPDTGEYIDGFGNKAYVYAVGNPLDNPQKGAKDRYEVAHNKASGFGLVTINSAKKTYTMDCFRFLVDATDGKASNQFPGWPVTVHQKENKGDNIIS, encoded by the coding sequence ATGAAACGCCGTCATTTCCTCACGCTCCTCACCGCCGTCCTGGGCCAGCCCTACCTGCGCGCCGCCGAATCACTGACTACCTTGACTCGTATCGATCGCTGGAACCTGAGCCACGACCGGATTTTCCTCGGTGGCGAATTCTGGGCCAACCCCATGGAAGACTGGCGGGTCGAGAAGGGCTGGGCGAGCTGCCTAACAGGCGCGGCCAATCGCTCCATCCACTCATTGGTTTACGATCTTACCCAACCAAACCAACCATTCACTCTCAGCACGGAGCTCATGCGCCCCGCTACGCTGAAAAAAGATCATGGCGCCGGTTTCCGCATCGGCATCACCGCGGACATCGCCGACCACCGCGCCCGCTGTTTCGCCAACAACGGCTACCGAGCTGGCATTCAAGGCAATCAGCTCATCCTCGGTAAAAAGATGGTTCCACTCGCGGAAAAAGCGCCCGCCCACACCGAACTCACCTTGGTAGGCAAGCCGTCCGGCACCCAGGTGGAGCTGACCTTGACCGCCACCGATCCTGCCAGCGGAAAGTCGCTCGGCTCAGCCACCACCAGCGTGCCGGCCATCGAACTTACCGGTAACATCGCGCTCGCCTCCCAATACCCCGCCCCAGGAGACCGATCCGCCAACCGTCCGGGCAAACATGACGGCAGTGGCTACAAATTCCGCAACTGGCAGATCTCCGGCGATGCCTTCAGCCACCATCAGGACCGCCAATTTGGCCCCATTCTCTGGGCCATGTATTCCCTCAGCGACAACCGCAATGACGACCGCTTTGTGATGAAACTCACCGCGCTGGTGCCGCCCCTCGGAGAAAAGGACAACCACACACTTTCGTTAGAGGTCAAACGTGACGGAGTGTGGAAAAAGCTCGGCGAAGCCAAGGCGGAAACCGACTCCTGGACCGCCACCTTCCGCGTGCCCCAGTGGAATGAATCCGAAGCTTGCCCATACCGTATCAGCTACCTGGAAAAACACAGCAACGGCAGTGAAACATCGCACAGCTTCACCGGCACCATCCGCGCCAACCCAAGTGGCCGCCCCCTGCGCATCGGTGCCCTCACCTGCCAAAACGACATCGGGTTTCCTTACCAACCGGTGGCCGATAACTTGGTCAAACTGGACACCGATCTGCTCTACTTCTCCGGCGACCAACTCTACGAACAGCACGGCGGCTTCGGCATCCTTCGCAAGCCGGCCGTCCCGGCCATTCACAACTATCTCCGCAAGTTCTATCAGTTTGGCTGGGCCTTCCGCGAGGCCATGCGCCACGCGCCCACCATCTGCCTGCCGGACGATCACGATGTCTTCCACGGCAACCTCTGGGGCGGCGGCGGCGTGCCGTGGAACCAGGATGCCAAAGGACCCAGCCGCGTCGGCTACCATCAGCCGGCCCGCATGATCAATGCCGTGCACCGCACGAACTGCTCGCACCACCCGGACTTCGCCTCCCCCAAACCCTGTAAGCAGGACATCTCGGTCTACTATGGCGACATGCTCTACGGCGGCGTCAACTTCGCCATCATCGCGGATCGCCAGTGGAAATCCGGACCGGAAACCGTCAACACCAGCGGCGCTCGCTACGATCACGTAACGGATCCAGATTTCGATACCTCCACACTCGACCAACCCGGCCTCAGCATGCTCGGTGAACGTCAGGAGAAGTTCTTGGAAAAATGGAGCAAGGACTGGCGGGGCCACAGCATGAAGGTGCTGTTATCACAGACCGTTTTCGCCGCCGTCGCCACCTACCACGGCGCTCGCAACGGCTACCTCAAGGGGGATCTCGATTCCGGCGGCTGGCCGCAAACCCCACGGAACCGAGCCATCGATCTGATCCGTGAGTCCATGGCCCTGCACATCAATGGCGACCAACACCTCACCACCCTGGTGCAATACGGCGTCGAGCAGCAACGCGACTCAAACTGGTCGTTCTGCACACCCGCAATCTCGGTCGGATACCCACGCTGGTGGAAACCTGACGAGCTTAAAACCCCACACACCAATCGCCCCAAACACGGGCTGCCTGACACCGGGGAGTACATCGATGGGTTTGGCAACAAAGCCTACGTCTACGCCGTCGGCAACCCTCTAGACAACCCCCAAAAGGGAGCCAAGGACCGCTACGAAGTGGCACACAACAAAGCCAGCGGCTTCGGCCTGGTCACCATCAATAGTGCGAAAAAAACCTACACCATGGACTGCTTCCGTTTCCTCGTGGATGCCACCGATGGCAAAGCGTCGAATCAGTTCCCCGGCTGGCCGGTCACCGTGCATCAAAAAGAAAACAAGGGCGATAACATCATCTCCTGA
- a CDS encoding 3-keto-disaccharide hydrolase — protein sequence MKPLFLTACLLGVTSLGSLFAEEGFTPLFDGKTLQGWKSAHSKGEGDWGPFRIDEKEKAIHVYQGDEAGSKQKSDCLYTEKSYSKFILKLEYKWLDKRFEPRAEYDRDAGLLFHIHGDLTRVWPLSLEMQIGESPGDKFEGDRFHTGDLFVLGKNLRCKTTKTDGIFDPKGKLVSSRHCPTRLGVEKPKGEWNEMEIRVDGSNKATFIFNGEVVHEIHDFTAEVDGKKVPLAEGRIGLQAEWAELMYRNIRIKEL from the coding sequence ATGAAACCTCTGTTCCTCACCGCATGCCTCCTTGGAGTGACCTCGCTCGGCTCCCTCTTCGCTGAAGAAGGCTTCACCCCACTCTTCGATGGTAAAACATTGCAGGGCTGGAAAAGTGCCCACTCCAAAGGTGAGGGCGACTGGGGACCGTTCCGCATCGATGAAAAAGAAAAAGCCATCCACGTCTACCAAGGTGACGAGGCTGGCAGCAAGCAGAAGTCGGACTGTCTCTACACCGAGAAAAGCTACAGCAAGTTCATCCTCAAACTGGAATACAAGTGGCTGGACAAACGTTTCGAGCCACGGGCTGAATACGATCGTGACGCTGGCCTGCTTTTCCACATCCACGGCGACCTGACCCGAGTCTGGCCGCTGTCGCTGGAAATGCAGATCGGTGAGTCTCCGGGGGACAAGTTCGAAGGCGACCGCTTCCACACCGGTGATCTTTTTGTGCTTGGGAAAAACCTGCGCTGCAAAACCACCAAAACCGATGGCATCTTCGACCCCAAGGGGAAGCTTGTCAGCTCCCGCCACTGCCCCACCCGCTTAGGTGTGGAAAAACCGAAAGGTGAGTGGAACGAAATGGAGATCCGGGTCGATGGCTCGAACAAGGCCACCTTCATCTTCAACGGTGAAGTGGTGCACGAGATCCACGATTTCACCGCAGAAGTCGACGGTAAGAAAGTGCCGCTGGCCGAAGGTCGCATCGGCCTCCAGGCCGAGTGGGCCGAGCTCATGTATCGCAATATCAGGATCAAAGAACTCTAG
- a CDS encoding Fur family transcriptional regulator, protein MSSELNTIIDRCRSEGLRRTKALEELLATLLESERPMTLAELAESSRLVNQCDKATVFRLLQRLADKGIVRRLGLHERAAYFALLVPGRHCDYLICTSCGNIETVNAPCPVRDLEKEIQFTTGYKNLYHELEFFGTCPACAA, encoded by the coding sequence ATGTCCAGTGAACTAAACACCATCATCGATCGCTGCCGCTCCGAGGGACTGCGCCGCACCAAGGCGCTTGAGGAACTTCTCGCCACCCTGCTAGAGTCTGAGCGCCCCATGACACTCGCCGAGCTCGCGGAGTCGTCACGACTGGTGAATCAATGTGACAAAGCCACCGTTTTCCGTCTACTGCAGCGCCTTGCAGACAAAGGCATCGTCCGCCGCCTCGGTCTCCACGAGCGCGCTGCTTATTTTGCCCTGCTCGTTCCAGGTCGGCACTGTGATTACTTGATCTGCACCAGCTGCGGCAATATCGAAACCGTCAACGCACCTTGCCCAGTGCGAGACTTGGAAAAAGAGATCCAGTTCACCACCGGATACAAAAACCTCTACCACGAGCTCGAATTCTTCGGAACCTGCCCAGCTTGCGCGGCTTGA
- a CDS encoding 3-keto-disaccharide hydrolase, whose product MKITICCLAAVCTPMLGQAKEEAVSLFNGKDLTGWKGEGYAVKDGAIVCTPKGTNLMTEKVYSNYIFEFEFKLPPGGNNGIGIHYPGEGNPAYVAMEVQVLDNTHPKYAKLKDYQFHGGLYTLKAAKKGHLKPLGEWNKETITVNGNTITVELNGTVINEANLDTLSQKFPKHEGVKRRSGHIAFCGHGDPVQFRGMKVTELPSAINANAQTSPTALPAPQLEGFTPLYNGKDLSGWKNDPGHAGHWQTRGEVLHYDGKSTAKDKNLWTAKEYGDVVLAVDWRWAAPASKKAMRPLLDPKTGEAKLDAEGKPIIMEVDELDSGIYFRGNNRSQVNLWNWPGGSGEVYGYRTNKKHPQAIRAALTPSENADNAIGEWNRTLITLKGDRLTVVLNGKTVISEAQLPGVPEKGAIALQHHGSAIEFANIAIKEL is encoded by the coding sequence ATGAAGATCACCATTTGCTGCTTGGCAGCCGTTTGCACGCCGATGCTTGGCCAGGCCAAGGAAGAAGCCGTCTCCCTGTTCAATGGCAAGGACCTCACCGGCTGGAAGGGTGAAGGCTACGCTGTGAAGGACGGCGCCATCGTCTGCACCCCGAAGGGCACCAACTTGATGACCGAAAAGGTCTACTCCAACTACATTTTCGAATTCGAATTCAAGCTGCCACCCGGCGGCAACAACGGCATTGGCATTCATTACCCCGGCGAGGGCAACCCAGCCTACGTCGCCATGGAGGTGCAGGTGCTCGACAACACCCACCCCAAGTATGCCAAACTCAAGGACTACCAATTCCACGGCGGTCTCTACACCCTGAAGGCAGCAAAAAAAGGCCACCTCAAACCGCTCGGCGAGTGGAATAAGGAGACCATCACCGTGAACGGCAACACCATCACCGTGGAACTCAACGGCACCGTGATCAACGAAGCCAACTTGGACACACTTTCCCAGAAATTCCCGAAACACGAGGGCGTCAAACGTCGCTCCGGCCACATCGCCTTCTGCGGTCATGGCGATCCAGTCCAGTTCCGTGGCATGAAAGTCACCGAGCTGCCCAGCGCAATCAATGCCAATGCCCAGACCAGCCCAACAGCGCTTCCCGCGCCCCAGCTCGAGGGATTCACCCCGCTCTACAATGGCAAGGACCTCAGCGGCTGGAAAAATGATCCCGGTCACGCCGGCCACTGGCAAACGCGCGGTGAGGTCCTGCACTACGATGGAAAATCCACCGCCAAGGACAAGAACCTGTGGACAGCCAAGGAATACGGCGACGTGGTCCTCGCCGTCGATTGGCGCTGGGCAGCCCCCGCCAGCAAGAAGGCCATGCGCCCATTACTCGATCCTAAAACCGGCGAAGCCAAACTCGACGCCGAGGGCAAGCCAATCATCATGGAAGTCGACGAGCTCGATTCCGGCATCTATTTCCGCGGCAACAACCGTTCCCAGGTGAACCTCTGGAACTGGCCTGGGGGATCCGGTGAAGTTTACGGCTACCGCACTAACAAAAAGCACCCGCAAGCCATCCGCGCCGCCCTCACTCCCAGCGAGAATGCAGACAACGCCATCGGCGAATGGAACCGCACATTGATCACCCTCAAAGGCGACCGCTTAACCGTCGTGCTCAACGGTAAAACCGTTATCTCCGAAGCCCAACTGCCCGGCGTGCCTGAAAAAGGCGCCATCGCCCTGCAGCACCACGGCTCGGCCATCGAGTTCGCCAACATCGCAATCAAGGAGCTGTAA
- a CDS encoding J domain-containing protein, with protein MAVDFKDYYQSLGVSEDASAADIKKAFRKLARKYHPDVAKDKSTAEAKFKEINEAYEVLSDPEKRQKYDTLGADWDNPNAGQGFSQGAAGGFQAGGEDFSFSGTGFSDFFEQYFSSGSRYGGSAYESYSAPRGGGARRGHDIEGDILVTLEESMQGAVRSISMQTANRQTGKTETTTFQVRIPLGVKDGQRIRVPGHGSSGTGGAPDGDLYLRVRHAAHPEFTSNQSDLYHELDIAPWEAVLGSKHEVPSLDGPIKIRIPEGAENGQQMRIRQRGLPIGKSGERGDLYIVLNITTPDEITTEQRKLWEQLRDSDASTNSN; from the coding sequence ATGGCCGTAGATTTCAAAGACTACTACCAGAGCCTGGGCGTCAGCGAAGACGCCTCGGCTGCTGATATCAAAAAAGCATTCCGCAAACTCGCGCGAAAATACCACCCGGACGTCGCCAAGGACAAGTCCACGGCGGAGGCCAAATTCAAGGAGATCAACGAGGCCTACGAGGTGCTCAGCGATCCTGAGAAACGGCAGAAATACGATACCCTTGGCGCCGATTGGGACAACCCCAATGCCGGCCAAGGCTTCTCGCAGGGAGCCGCTGGCGGCTTCCAGGCTGGCGGCGAAGATTTCAGTTTCAGCGGCACCGGTTTCAGTGATTTTTTCGAGCAGTATTTCAGCTCGGGCAGTCGTTACGGCGGCAGTGCCTATGAATCCTACAGCGCCCCCCGCGGCGGCGGTGCTCGTCGCGGCCATGATATCGAGGGCGATATTCTAGTGACCCTCGAGGAATCGATGCAGGGCGCCGTGCGCTCGATATCCATGCAAACGGCAAACCGCCAGACGGGAAAAACCGAGACCACCACCTTCCAAGTGCGCATCCCCCTCGGGGTCAAGGATGGCCAGCGGATTCGGGTGCCCGGCCACGGCAGTTCCGGCACCGGCGGCGCGCCCGATGGCGATCTCTACCTACGGGTTCGCCATGCCGCCCACCCCGAATTCACCTCGAACCAATCCGATCTCTACCACGAACTCGACATCGCTCCTTGGGAGGCCGTGTTAGGGTCCAAACACGAAGTGCCTTCACTCGATGGGCCGATCAAAATCCGCATTCCCGAAGGTGCGGAAAACGGACAGCAAATGCGAATCCGCCAGCGCGGCTTGCCGATAGGTAAAAGCGGCGAGCGCGGCGACCTCTACATCGTTCTCAACATCACCACCCCCGACGAAATCACCACCGAGCAGCGCAAGCTCTGGGAGCAACTGCGCGATTCCGACGCATCGACCAACTCGAACTAA
- a CDS encoding acetolactate synthase, producing the protein MPDLEIKPNGTPPIQFSVMLKNRAGALSSLVRLLRGDHIEVIGLSVQDSRDACVVRLVLSDPDNAMRIFMEKGIPHTTSEIAVIGLTETGGGLARALDTLRAAETNVDFAYSLMSHPEGKSLMALHLEDTHFGMSVLHNAGFKVYYEEDLVR; encoded by the coding sequence ATGCCAGACCTTGAGATCAAACCCAACGGCACGCCTCCCATCCAGTTCTCAGTGATGCTGAAGAACCGTGCGGGCGCATTGAGTTCACTGGTCCGCCTACTCCGTGGCGACCACATCGAGGTCATCGGCCTGAGCGTGCAGGATTCACGTGACGCCTGCGTAGTCCGCCTGGTGCTCTCGGACCCCGACAATGCGATGCGCATTTTCATGGAAAAAGGGATCCCGCACACCACCTCGGAGATCGCTGTGATCGGGCTGACCGAAACCGGTGGCGGCTTGGCCCGTGCGCTCGATACCCTGCGCGCCGCAGAGACCAATGTCGATTTTGCCTACTCCCTGATGTCGCACCCCGAAGGGAAATCACTGATGGCGCTGCACCTGGAGGACACCCACTTCGGTATGTCAGTGCTGCACAATGCCGGCTTCAAAGTTTACTACGAGGAAGACCTTGTGCGCTAA
- a CDS encoding alginate lyase family protein — protein MTTTPSRRFFLFPFLLVLTVLAFSHALRAEFVHPGIAHSQQSIHFAKQKVAEGEQPWSDAWKRLKQSRQASLDWKPSPHARVERGPSNNPDIGSSDFTQDSIVAYTHAICWNINGDEAHAKKAAEILDAWSSTLKSVGNHDARLLIGMDGYHYCIAAELLKHTWNGWPAEKQQAFSTMLRRVFYPVIKDFYPSANGNWDASMLQAMAAMGVFLDDQAMFDRATTYFLKGKGNGAIGMYFKPSGQCQETGRDQGHTQMGLEYLANTCETAWIQGVDLYQALDNRLLKGFEYTAKYNLGHDVPYVPYKSFEGRYHYKKLSDKARGRLRPMYERVYNHYHNRKGLNAPFTKQAALKSREGGNERRGRKGRVRRGAAMDTLMYADQPARFPEAK, from the coding sequence ATGACAACAACGCCGTCACGCCGCTTTTTCCTTTTCCCGTTTCTTCTCGTTCTCACCGTGCTCGCATTCTCTCATGCATTGAGAGCCGAGTTCGTCCATCCGGGCATCGCCCACAGCCAGCAGAGCATCCACTTTGCCAAGCAGAAGGTGGCCGAAGGTGAACAACCGTGGAGCGACGCCTGGAAACGCTTGAAGCAATCGCGCCAAGCCAGTCTCGACTGGAAACCCAGCCCCCACGCTCGGGTGGAACGCGGTCCGAGCAATAACCCCGATATCGGTTCCTCGGATTTCACCCAGGACTCGATCGTGGCCTACACCCACGCGATTTGTTGGAACATCAACGGTGACGAAGCACACGCCAAGAAAGCCGCGGAGATCCTCGATGCGTGGTCGTCGACCTTAAAATCCGTGGGCAACCACGACGCCCGCCTTCTGATTGGCATGGACGGCTACCACTACTGCATCGCCGCCGAGTTACTGAAGCACACCTGGAACGGCTGGCCGGCCGAGAAGCAGCAGGCATTCAGCACCATGCTGCGTCGTGTCTTTTACCCGGTAATCAAAGATTTCTACCCCAGCGCCAATGGCAACTGGGATGCATCCATGCTCCAGGCCATGGCCGCCATGGGGGTCTTTCTCGACGATCAGGCGATGTTCGATCGTGCGACTACCTATTTCCTCAAGGGCAAGGGCAACGGTGCCATCGGTATGTATTTCAAACCTTCCGGCCAGTGTCAGGAAACCGGCCGCGACCAAGGACATACTCAGATGGGCTTGGAATATCTCGCCAACACCTGCGAAACCGCCTGGATCCAGGGAGTGGATCTCTATCAGGCCCTCGATAATCGTCTCCTGAAAGGCTTCGAATACACCGCGAAATACAACCTCGGCCACGATGTTCCCTACGTGCCCTACAAGAGCTTCGAGGGCAGATATCACTACAAGAAGTTGTCGGACAAAGCACGCGGTCGCCTGCGTCCCATGTATGAGCGGGTTTACAACCACTACCACAACCGTAAGGGGCTGAATGCGCCATTCACCAAGCAGGCCGCTCTGAAATCGAGAGAGGGAGGCAACGAACGTCGCGGACGCAAGGGCCGGGTCAGACGTGGTGCTGCCATGGACACCCTGATGTATGCCGATCAGCCGGCTCGTTTCCCCGAGGCGAAGTAA